AAACAGGAGTGCGCCCAAACACAGCTCACCGGATATATTGCCGAATACGCATAAATATTCTGGTAGAACTGAATTGCTGGACAGAATGGCTGCATGCCAATGTGAATATTGCGGTACCAGAACCGGCCCTTTTGAAGTCCACCATGTGAGGAAACTTAAGGATATCAAGTCGGGTACAGATAACTGGAAGAAGCGGATGATTGCCCGTAACAGGAAAACATTAGTGATCTGCCGAAGCTGTCACGTCAACCTTCACAGAGGAACACTGCCAGACCGAAGAAACTTTGTTTGATCCAATGGAGAGCCGGATGCATAGAAATATGCAAGTCCGGTTCGGTGGGGGGTAACGGCTAATCCGTCAGGACGCACGTACCCTACCCAACTAACCCGCCTGACTTGCCTCTCAACGCCCTGTTCTCACAGGGCGTTGTTTTATCATCACTTTTCTTTCATATCCAGCGCATCGCCGATGGCATAATAATGCCCACCGGCCACATGGTGCAGGCTGCGTAACATAGGGTCAGCATCCTCAAAATGCCAGTGACCGTCACTAAAGACTCGTGAGTCAGCCCAGGCACCGATCACTTCGCCAATAAAGAGATCGTAAGTTTGCTGGTGGTGAGGTTCAGGGATCAGTTTGCACAACAGCCAGGCAGCGCAACCGCTAACCAGAGGAACATCCGACTCGCTGCGACGAAACAGGTCCACCTGGCAGCGGGCCAGTTTGTCCGGGTTATCGCGCAGGCTGATGCTGCCAACCTGATGGGTTAATTCCCGTTGTGCCACCGTCGGCACCTGAATTGCGAAATAACCGCTGTTTTCCAGCAACTCGCGGGTTTTGTTCGCCTTATCCAGCACCACTGTCAGTTTTGCCGGGGTGAAATCCAACCCGCAGCACCAGGCGGCCGCCATCACATCATCAATGCCTTCATGACTGGCAGACACCAGCACCGTCGGCCCGTGGTTAATCAACCGATACGCCTTGGCCAGCTCAACCGGTAACATCTCACACTTCATATCCACTCCTGCGTTATGCGCTTTTCCCTTCACTTGACACCTTACACCAGTTGCGCAGAGGGGATGACATGCACGCCAATGGCGGGCTTTAGCGCCGCGGCCAGCAAGGCATCCGCAATGCGATCAGCCGGATTAATACGCCAGCGTGGCGGCAGCAACGGATGTAGTGCGCGCAGTAACTGCTGCGCCACCCATTCACCGGGCCGACGCTCGTCACGCTCACCACCGATTAACCCTGGACGCACCAGCGTGAGTGAGGAGAATCCCACACCGGCCAGATCGCGCTCCAGTTCGCCTTTCACCCGGTTGTAGAAAAAACGCGAGGCGGCGTTAGCACCCGCCGCTGAATTCAACACATAGACCGGTGTGCCGTGCACTTGTGCCAGCCGCGCGACGGCCAATGGGTAGTCGTGATCGACCCGGTAAAACGCCGCCTGACTGCCTGCCGCCTTGATGGTGGAGCCGAGCGTGCAAATCACTGCATCCGCCTGCCACCACGCGGCGTCTTGCGGCAAATGTTCAAAATTCACCAACGGCGCGAGCAGCTTCTCATGGGGGCGTAATGCGCGCCGCACCGGCGTCACCACCTGCGTAATTCGTGAGTCAGCCAGCGCCTGTAATAACACCTGCTGCCCCACCAGCCCGGTTGCGCCGACCAGTAATAATCGCATGCTGATTTCTCTGTTTGAGGTTAGGGAGCGAAACGACATCGCCATAATGGCAAAATACGCTAACAGCGCGTGCTCTGAATTGTATAAATGCATCAGGCATCAGCCGCATGTCCTGACTTAGGTGAAC
This sequence is a window from Dickeya aquatica. Protein-coding genes within it:
- a CDS encoding flavin reductase family protein, whose product is MKCEMLPVELAKAYRLINHGPTVLVSASHEGIDDVMAAAWCCGLDFTPAKLTVVLDKANKTRELLENSGYFAIQVPTVAQRELTHQVGSISLRDNPDKLARCQVDLFRRSESDVPLVSGCAAWLLCKLIPEPHHQQTYDLFIGEVIGAWADSRVFSDGHWHFEDADPMLRSLHHVAGGHYYAIGDALDMKEK
- a CDS encoding Rossmann-fold NAD(P)-binding domain-containing protein; this encodes MRLLLVGATGLVGQQVLLQALADSRITQVVTPVRRALRPHEKLLAPLVNFEHLPQDAAWWQADAVICTLGSTIKAAGSQAAFYRVDHDYPLAVARLAQVHGTPVYVLNSAAGANAASRFFYNRVKGELERDLAGVGFSSLTLVRPGLIGGERDERRPGEWVAQQLLRALHPLLPPRWRINPADRIADALLAAALKPAIGVHVIPSAQLV